The Ictalurus furcatus strain D&B chromosome 5, Billie_1.0, whole genome shotgun sequence genome includes a region encoding these proteins:
- the LOC128607444 gene encoding indoleamine 2,3-dioxygenase 2-like, with protein MGSKAANSDSGRSLSLKRYHISEEYGFAVPDPLVELPLYFQPWMEIAGCVSELVSSHSLRSSVHKMPLLETDLLQSHRELRLVHLALSVITMGYVWQEGEEDKVKVLPQNLAVPYWQVSQRLGLPPILTYADAVLANWRKREPDGPLNMENLELLFSIPGGESARGFFLVSLLVELAAIPALKAIPEVIGGVCDGDVAVVTRGLDVVSRSIEDMKEALKQMHVYVDPSVFYGIMRIFLSGWKDNPSMAEGLVYEGVQAEPMEFSGGSAAQSSLLHCFDKLLGIKHEEKSANFLTRMRGYMPPSHRCFIEEISGASSLRAFVLKQANERLTEAFDHCVAQLVSLRSYHISVVSRFITIPASQAKQLRCEGPESIEERNPVWKAPTTLEERGTGGSEIMSFLKTVRDKTKDVSISQAAVGSDV; from the exons ATGGGAAGTAAAGCTGCAAATTCAGATTCAGGGAGATCCCTGTCTCTAAAACGATATCACATATCTGAAGAATATGGCTTTGCTGTGCCTGATCCTCTG GTGGAGCTGCCGCTGTACTTCCAGCCCTGGATGGAAATTGCTGGATGTGTCAGTGAGCTTGTTTCTTCTCACTCCCTTCGTTCATCTGTTCATAAG ATGCCTCTGTTGGAGACTGACCTGCTGCAAAGCCATCGAGAGCTGCGCCTGGTTCATCTGGCTCTGAGCGTCATCACTATGGGTTATGTATGGCAGGAGGGTGAGGAAGATAAAGTTAAG GTTCTCCCGCAGAACCTAGCAGTACCGTACTGGCAGGTATCTCAGAGGTTGGGTCTCCCGCCCATCCTTACTTACGCTGATGCGGTCTTGGCCAACTGGAGGAAAAGAGAACCAGATGG TCCACTTAACATGGA GAATCTGGAGCTGTTGTTCAGTATACCTGGTGGGGAAAGTGCAAGAGGTTTTTTCCTCGTCAGTCTGTTGGTGGAACTGGCTGCTATTCCTGCTCTGAAG GCCATCCCTGAAGTGATCGGTGGTGTCTGCGACGGTGATGTGGCCGTGGTGACCCGAGGTCTCGATGTTGTCAGTCGGTCTATAGAAGACATGAAGGAAGCGTTGAAACAAATGCATG tatatGTGGATCCTTCTGTATTCTATGGCATTATGAGGATCTTTTTATCGGG GTGGAAAGACAACCCGTCGATGGCAGAGGGACTCGTGTATGAGGGCGTTCAGGCTGAACCGATGGAGTTTTCAGGAGGGAGTGCAGCTCAGAGCAGTCTGCTCCACTGCTTCGACAAGCTGCTAGGCATCAAACATGAGGAAAAGAGTG CGAACTTCCTGACCCGAATGAGAGGCTACATGCCTCCATCTCACAGATGCTTCATCGAGGAAATCTCTGGCGCTTCGTCCCTGAGGGCCTTTGTGCTAAAACAAGCCAACGAGCGTCTGACGGAGGCCTTCGATCACTGCGTGGCTCAGCTGGTTTCACTGCGGAGTTACCACATCAGTGTAGTGTCACGCTTCATCACCATCCCGGCGTCCCAAGCCAAACAGCTCCGCTGTGAAGGCCCGGAGTCTATAGAAGAACGCAACCCTGTGTGGAAAGCACCCACAACGCTGGAAGAAAGAGGAACAGGCGGCTCGGAGATCATGAGCTTCCTGAAGACTGTGAGGGACAAAACGAAAGACGTTTCGATCTCACAGGCAGCAGTGGGAAGTGACGTATGA